The bacterium genome includes the window AATACATTTAGGCTTCCTTCCAAGTGTTCCAACAGAGCGGCTAAATAGGCTTCTTGTTTTTACCCAACCAGCACATCTTCAATTAGCTATAGGAGGTCCTTCCAATCCTGCTGTAAGGGATAGGGGAAGGGCAGAGCTTATTCAGAGGGAATTGGGAATAAAACAATGAATTGCGGATTAAAGATTTAAAAAGAAGTGGAGAAAGTAGGATGGATTTTCCCTGGACAGGGTTCACAATATGTGGGGATGGGAAAGAATATTTATCATTTTAAAGAGGCAAAGGCTATTTTTGATAGCGCATCCAATACCCTCTCTTTTGATTTAACAAAGTTATGTTTTGAGGGTCCAGAAGATATATTAAATGATACAGAATATGCTCAAGCCTCAATATTTACTGTAAGCATTGCCTATCTTAAAGCCCTCCCTTTCCTTTCTGACTCCCGACTCCCGACTCCCGACTCCCGACTTCCTCTATATGTTTCTGGCCATTCCCTAGGTGAATACACAGCCTTAACATCCGCAGAATCATTTGATTTTCAAGATGCCTTAAGGATTGTCAACAAAAGGGCATTCCTTATGAAAGAGGCATCTTCTAAAATTAAGGGTGGAATGATAGCATCCCTTGGTCTTTCCATAGAAAGAATAGAAAAAATCTGTAAAGAGACAAATACAGAGATAGCAAATATAAATTCTTCCTTGCAGATTGTTCTTTCTGGTCTTAATGAAGATTTAGAAAAAGCATGTGATATGATAACAAAGGAGAAAGGGAAAGCAATTAGGCTTAAAACATCAGGTCCATTTCATTCCTCATGGATGAAA containing:
- the fabD gene encoding ACP S-malonyltransferase; this encodes MEKVGWIFPGQGSQYVGMGKNIYHFKEAKAIFDSASNTLSFDLTKLCFEGPEDILNDTEYAQASIFTVSIAYLKALPFLSDSRLPTPDSRLPLYVSGHSLGEYTALTSAESFDFQDALRIVNKRAFLMKEASSKIKGGMIASLGLSIERIEKICKETNTEIANINSSLQIVLSGLNEDLEKACDMITKEKGKAIRLKTSGPFHSSWMKGVEEEMRLVLKGYKIKPPKIKVIQNISASCTDNPETIRENLIKQITGRVRWDETIRLMEKEGITSVIEIGPGNVLSNLTKRITKNIKAIPASL